In Spinacia oleracea cultivar Varoflay chromosome 5, BTI_SOV_V1, whole genome shotgun sequence, a single window of DNA contains:
- the LOC110783805 gene encoding DNA-directed RNA polymerase 1B, mitochondrial-like, with protein MWRKASKLEILRKIKSSGELKPYSNVTRWNESSRDCTKSKQFLGQNSVNPRFQLIGIGRKGDKLCRKSETGGSNSMFSANPFGISGFYTQPMCCSYATAAAEETVTASSEEDDEVRELVEEIKKPQGVKLPPPPQPTPQKAASNVIAGMSAGRYKALRKRQVKGETEAWIEAAREYQELLSDMCEQKLAPNLPYMKSLFLGWFEPFRDAIKKEQEMSKVGKNRPIYGPCLDELPADMMAVITMHKLTALLMNGTTTVIQAASQVGEAIEQEAKIRRFLEKSKKKPATKNMDEDDAAKVQQRLAKKVTSLMKKQKVQQVREIVRGQDDAKPWGQDNQVKVGCKLIQLLMETAYIQPPVNQLADGPPDIRPAFIHTQQTICKDAQKGIRRRYGVIQCDPLVRKGLEKSARHMVIPYMPMLVPPLNWTGYDKGAYLFLPSYIMRTHGVKQQREAIKRVAKNNLNTVYEALDTLGSTKWRVNTKVLSVIDRIWASGGCIADLVDREDIPIPEEPDTDDPAEIKKWRWTVRGIKKENAERHSQRCDTELKLAVARKMKDEKWFYYPHNLDFRGRAYPMHPHLNHLGNDVCRGILEFAEGRPLRESGLCWLKIHLANLYAGGVDKLSHESRIAFTESRLDDIFDSADRPLEGRRWWLTAEDPFQCLAACINLTEALRSSSPEDYLSHIPVHQDGSCNGLQHYAAIGRDKIGAEAVNLVAGDKPADVYSGIAARVSEIMRSDAEKDPSTEPNALHAKLLLNQVDRKLVKQTVMTSVYGVTYIGARDQIKKRLKEREIIIDENEMFSAACYAAKITMTALEEMFEAARRIMGWLGDCAKIIASENQPVRWTTPLGLPVVQPYRNYGRRLIKTSLQVLTLRCDTDKIMVKRQRTAFPPNFVHSLDGSHMMMTAVACKQAGMYFAGVHDSYWTHACDVDEMNRILRVKFVELYEQPILENLLESFQESFPTLQFPPLPERGDFDLRDVLQSTYFFN; from the exons atgtggAGAAAGGCCTCAAAATTGGAGATTTTGAGGAAGATCAAAAGCTCAGGTGAGCTAAAACCTTACTCAAATGTCACGAGATGGAATGAATCATCACGAGATTGTACCAAAAGCAAGCAATTTTTAGGGCAAAACAGTGTTAATCCCAGGTTTCAATTGATCGGTATTGGGCGAAAAGGGGATAAATTGTGTAGAAAGAGTGAAACTGGTGGTTCTAATTCCATGTTCTCAGCAAACCCTTTTGGTATTTCTGGGTTCTACACCCAACCCATGTGTTGTTCTTACGCAACCGCGGCGGCGGAAGAGACCGTGACAGCTTCgtctgaagaagacgacgaaGTCCGCGAATTGGTGGAAGAAATTAAAAAACCACAGGGAGTGAAGCTGCCGCCGCCGCCGCAGCCGACACCGCAAAAGGCGGCGAGTAATGTGATTGCCGGAATGAGCGCAGGGAGATACAAGGCACTTAGAAAACGGCAAGTGAAGGGGGAGACTGAAGCTTGGATAGAGGCTGCGAGAGAGTATCAGGAGTTGTTATCTGATATGTGTGAACAGAAGCTTGCCCCTAATTTGCCATACATGAAGTCTTTGTTTCTGGGTTGGTTTGAGCCTTTTAGGGATGCAATTAAGAAAGAGCAGGAAATGTCAAAGGTGGGGAAGAACAGGCCGATTTATGGTCCTTGTCTCGATGAATTGCCGGCGGATATGATGGCGGTTATCACTATGCATAAGTTGACTGCTCTGTTGATGAATGGTACTACTACTGTGATCCAAGCTGCGTCCCAAGTTGGTGAAGCTATTGAACAAGAG GCTAAAATTCGAAGATTCTtggaaaaatcaaagaaaaaaccTGCAACTAAGAACATGGATGAGGATGATGCAGCAAAAGTACAACAGAGGCTTGCGAAGAAGGTGACTTCTTTGATGAAGAAGCAAAAAGTTCAGCAGGTTCGAGAAATAGTGAGGGGGCAAGATGATGCAAAACCTTGGGGCCAGGACAACCAAGTAAAG GTTGGCTGCAAATTAATTCAACTACTGATGGAAACTGCATATATACAACCTCCAGTAAATCAATTAGCAGATGGTCCACCGGACATTCGCCCTGCATTTATCCACACTCAACAAACTATTTGTAAAGATGCACA AAAAGGAATCCGCAGGAGATATGGAGTAATACAATGTGATCCTTTGGTCCGCAAGGGTTTGGAAAAATCT GCTAGGCACATGGTGATTCCTTATATGCCAATGTTGGTTCCTCCGTTGAACTGGACTGG GTACGACAAAGGAGCATACTTGTTTCTTCCATCTTATATTATGCGAACTCATGGGGTTAAACAGCAAAGAGAAGCGATTAAAAGGGTTGCAAAGAACAATTTAAATACCGTTTATGAG GCTCTTGATACACTTGGTAGCACTAAATGGAGGGTAAATACAAAGGTGCTTAGTGTCATAGACAGAATATGGGCAAGCGGTGGGTGCATTGCCGACTTAGTTGACCGCGAAGAT ATTCCAATACCAGAAGAACCAGATACAGATGATCCAGCGGAAATTAAGAAATGGAGGTGGACAGTTAGAGGTATCAAGAAAGAAAATGCAGAAAGGCACTCTCAACGGTGTGATACAGAACTCAAGTTAGCT GTGGCCAGAAAGATGAAGGATGAGAAGTGGTTTTACTATCCACACAATCTGGATTTCCGAGGCCGTGCATACCCCATGCACCCTCATTTGAATCATCTTGGTAATGATGTATGTCGGGGAATCTTAGAGTTTGCAGAGGGACGCCCACTTCGAGAGTCCGGACTTTGCTGGCTcaaaattcatctggcaaattTATATGCTGGTGGTGTTGATAAATTGTCCCATGAGAGTCGCATAGCATTTACGGAGAGTCGTCTAGATGATATTTTCGATTCAGCGGATAGGCCTTTGGAAGGTAGACGCTGGTGGTTGACTGCCGAAGATCCTTTCCAGTGCCTGGCAGCATGTATAAATCTTACTGAGGCATTAAGAAGCTCATCCCCAGAAGACTATCTGTCACATATTCCCGTCCATCAG GATGGTTCATGTAATGGTTTACAACATTATGCTGCCATCGGAAGAGACAAG ATTGGAGCAGAGGCCGTGAATCTTGTTGCAGGGGATAAACCAGCTGATGTTTACTCTGGCATTGCTGCCCG GGTTTCTGAAATTATGCGTAGCGATGCTGAGAAAGATCCTTCAACTGAACCTAATGCACTCCACGCAAAGCTTCTGTTGAATCAG GTGGATAGGAAGCTGGTCAAGCAGACTGTAATGACTTCGGTGTATGGTGTCACTTACATTGGCGCTCGAGATCAAATTAAGAAGAGACTGAAAGAACGTGAAATCATTATAGATGAAAATGAGATGTTTTCTGCAGCGTGCTATGCTGCCAAA ATCACCATGACTGCACTTGAAGAAATGTTTGAAGCAGCACGTCGCATAATGGGTTGGCTCGGTGACTGCGCAAAG ATCATAGCATCCGAAAACCAGCCCGTGCGATGGACAACACCTCTTGGACTCCCTGTTGTTCAACCTTATCGCAATTATGGAAGACGCCTT ATCAAGACTTCTCTTCAGGTTTTAACCCTTCGTTGTGATACAGATAAG ATCATGGTTAAGCGCCAGAGAACAGCATTTCCTCCAAATTTTGTCCACTCTCTTGATGGTTCCCACATGATGATGACTGCCGTTGCCTGCAAACAAGCTGGCATGTACTTTGCAG GTGTTCATGATTCATATTGGACACATGCATGTGATGTTGACGAAATGAACCGGATATTAAGGGTGAAGTTTGTTGAGCTCTATGAACAACCAATACTTGAGAAT TTGTTGGAAAGCTTTCAAGAATCATTCCCGACATTACAATTTCCTCCTCTCCCTGAACGTGGAGATTTTGACTTACGAGATGTTCTGCAGTCTACCTATTTCTTCAATTAG